One window of the Streptomyces sp. TS71-3 genome contains the following:
- the katG gene encoding catalase/peroxidase HPI, with protein sequence MSENNEAPAGGCPVAHDRAPHPTQGGGNRQWWPERLNLKVLAKNPPVANPMGEEFDYAEAFQSLDLATVKQDIAEVLTTSQDWWPADFGNYGPFMIRMAWHSAGTYRISDGRGGAGAGQQRFAPLNSWPDNGNLDKARRLLWPVKKKYGKSLSWADLMVLTGNVALETMGLETFGFAGGREDVWESEEDVYWGPESTWLGDARYSGDRQLEEPLGAVQMGLIYVNPEGPNGNPDPLAAARDIRETFRRMAMNDEETVALIAGGHTFGKTHGAAPDSNVGPEPEGAPIEALGLGWQNAHGTGKGADAITSGLEVTWTSTPTQWSNGFFDNLFGYEWELTKSPAGANQWKPKDGAGEGTVPHAHDATKKIAPNMLTTDLALRFDPVYEQISRRFHANPEEFADAFARAWYKLTHRDMGPKSLLLGPEVPQETLLWQDPLPEAEGEAVDAADITALKAKILGSGLTVSQLVSTAWASASTFRGSDKRGGANGARIRLEPQRQWEVNDPEQLGTVLTTLEGIQREFNSGAKKVSLADLIVLGGSAAVEKAAKDAGHDVEVPFTPGRVDAGEEHTDAESFAALEPAADGFRNYVGKGTRLPAEYLLIDRANLLTLSTPEMTVLVGGLRVLGANSQQSAHGVLTATPGVLTNDFFVNLLDMATVWKSTSENADMFEARDAVTGEPRYTGTRADLVFGSNSELRAVAEVYASDDAKEKFVNDFVAAWAKVMDLDRYDLV encoded by the coding sequence ATGTCTGAGAACAACGAAGCGCCCGCAGGCGGCTGCCCCGTAGCGCACGATCGGGCCCCGCACCCGACCCAGGGCGGTGGAAACCGCCAGTGGTGGCCGGAGCGTCTCAACCTGAAGGTCCTTGCCAAGAACCCGCCGGTGGCCAACCCGATGGGTGAGGAGTTCGACTACGCCGAGGCGTTCCAGTCCCTCGACCTGGCCACCGTGAAGCAGGACATCGCGGAGGTGCTGACCACCTCGCAGGACTGGTGGCCCGCCGACTTCGGCAACTACGGCCCGTTCATGATCCGGATGGCCTGGCACAGCGCGGGCACCTACCGGATCAGCGACGGCCGCGGCGGCGCCGGTGCCGGCCAGCAGCGCTTCGCCCCGCTCAACAGCTGGCCCGACAACGGCAACCTCGACAAGGCCCGCCGCCTGCTGTGGCCGGTCAAGAAGAAGTACGGCAAGAGCCTGTCGTGGGCCGACCTCATGGTCCTCACCGGCAACGTCGCCCTGGAGACGATGGGCCTTGAGACCTTCGGCTTCGCCGGCGGCCGCGAGGACGTCTGGGAGTCGGAGGAGGACGTCTACTGGGGCCCCGAGAGCACCTGGCTCGGCGACGCGCGCTACTCCGGCGACCGCCAGCTGGAGGAGCCGCTCGGCGCCGTCCAGATGGGCCTCATCTACGTCAACCCCGAGGGCCCGAACGGCAACCCCGACCCGCTGGCCGCGGCCCGCGACATCCGTGAGACGTTCCGCCGGATGGCGATGAACGACGAGGAGACGGTCGCCCTGATCGCCGGCGGCCACACCTTCGGCAAGACCCACGGCGCGGCCCCCGACAGCAACGTCGGCCCGGAGCCCGAGGGCGCCCCCATCGAGGCCCTCGGCCTCGGCTGGCAGAACGCCCACGGCACCGGCAAGGGCGCGGACGCCATCACCTCCGGCCTGGAGGTCACCTGGACCTCCACGCCCACCCAGTGGAGCAACGGCTTCTTCGACAACCTCTTCGGCTACGAGTGGGAGCTGACCAAGAGCCCCGCCGGCGCCAACCAGTGGAAGCCGAAGGACGGCGCGGGCGAGGGCACGGTGCCGCACGCCCACGACGCGACGAAGAAGATCGCCCCGAACATGCTCACCACGGACCTGGCGCTCCGCTTCGACCCGGTCTACGAGCAGATCTCGCGGCGCTTCCACGCCAACCCGGAGGAGTTCGCGGACGCCTTCGCGCGGGCCTGGTACAAGCTGACCCACCGCGACATGGGACCGAAGTCGCTCCTCCTCGGCCCCGAGGTCCCGCAGGAGACCCTGCTCTGGCAGGACCCGCTGCCCGAGGCCGAGGGCGAGGCCGTCGACGCCGCGGACATCACGGCCCTCAAGGCCAAGATCCTCGGTTCGGGCCTCACCGTCTCGCAGCTCGTCTCCACCGCGTGGGCGTCGGCCTCGACGTTCCGCGGCAGCGACAAGCGCGGCGGCGCCAACGGCGCCCGCATCCGCCTGGAGCCGCAGCGCCAGTGGGAGGTCAACGACCCCGAGCAGCTCGGCACGGTGCTGACCACCCTCGAAGGCATCCAGCGGGAGTTCAACTCCGGTGCCAAGAAGGTCTCCCTGGCCGACCTGATCGTGCTCGGCGGCTCCGCGGCCGTCGAGAAGGCCGCCAAGGACGCCGGCCACGACGTGGAGGTCCCCTTCACGCCGGGCCGTGTGGACGCGGGCGAGGAGCACACCGACGCGGAGTCGTTCGCCGCGCTGGAGCCGGCCGCGGACGGGTTCCGCAACTACGTCGGCAAGGGCACCCGCCTGCCGGCCGAGTACCTGCTGATCGACCGGGCGAACCTGCTGACCCTGAGCACCCCGGAGATGACGGTCCTCGTCGGCGGCCTGCGCGTCCTGGGCGCCAACTCCCAGCAGTCCGCGCACGGTGTCCTCACCGCCACCCCGGGCGTCCTGACCAACGACTTCTTCGTGAACCTGCTCGACATGGCCACGGTCTGGAAGTCGACCTCCGAGAACGCGGACATGTTCGAGGCCCGCGACGCCGTCACGGGCGAGCCCAGGTACACCGGCACGCGTGCCGACCTGGTCTTCGGCTCGAACTCCGAGCTGCGCGCCGTCGCGGAGGTCTACGCGAGCGACGACGCGAAGGAGAAGTTCGTGAACGACTTCGTCGCCGCCTGGGCCAAGGTCATGGACCTCGACCGGTACGACCTCGTCTGA
- a CDS encoding Fur family transcriptional regulator, giving the protein MSDLLERLRGRGWRMTSQRRVVAEVLDGDHVHLTADEVHSRAARRLPEISRATVYNTLGELVLLGEVIEVATDGRAKRYDPNAHHPHHHLVCSNCGTVRDVHPAGDPLADLPAQERFGFTVSQVEVTYRGLCPSCS; this is encoded by the coding sequence ATGAGTGACCTGCTGGAGCGACTGCGAGGGCGCGGCTGGCGGATGACCTCCCAGCGCCGCGTCGTCGCCGAGGTCCTCGACGGCGACCACGTGCACCTGACGGCCGACGAGGTGCACTCCCGGGCGGCGCGGCGACTCCCCGAGATCTCCCGGGCGACGGTCTACAACACCCTGGGCGAGCTGGTCCTGCTCGGCGAGGTCATAGAGGTCGCCACCGACGGCCGCGCCAAGCGCTACGACCCCAACGCGCACCACCCGCACCACCACCTGGTCTGCTCGAACTGCGGCACGGTCCGCGACGTCCACCCGGCCGGCGATCCCCTCGCGGACCTTCCCGCGCAGGAACGCTTCGGCTTCACGGTGTCCCAGGTCGAGGTCACCTACCGCGGGCTCTGCCCGTCCTGCTCGTAA
- a CDS encoding SCO1860 family LAETG-anchored protein, with translation MHTLSTRAPRFRASVIGAAVAVAAGALALGPASVAGAAPASSDGTGTADAVVLKTGLDVSLANKKADVPLSVALNEVHAPADANKTLLTAKLDGVDSGKPFSVLRADVANAKATADKEKSEGYVNVVNASVLVPGVLGVVKVDEVTTKATCAADAAPTAGTNFVGDVTVLGKKVSIRAGGSSKVTVPGIGEVTLDLAKSVKTSTTAASSALDLKVDVNPGKLNVAQVTGEVTLAKASCEKPAGDGGSSTGGSSTGGSSDGGTSGGSTSGGGTEPQSGGGHDLAETGGSSATPYIAGAAAVLVVAGGGAVYMTRRKKSQA, from the coding sequence ATGCACACCCTCAGCACCCGTGCCCCCCGGTTCAGGGCCTCCGTGATCGGTGCCGCTGTCGCCGTCGCCGCGGGCGCGCTCGCCCTCGGGCCGGCGTCAGTGGCCGGCGCCGCCCCCGCCTCCAGCGACGGCACCGGGACGGCCGACGCGGTCGTCCTGAAGACCGGCCTCGACGTCTCGCTCGCCAACAAGAAGGCGGACGTCCCCCTGTCGGTGGCCCTCAACGAGGTGCACGCCCCCGCCGACGCGAACAAGACCCTGCTCACCGCCAAGCTCGACGGTGTCGACAGCGGCAAGCCCTTCAGCGTCCTCCGTGCCGACGTCGCCAACGCCAAGGCGACCGCGGACAAGGAGAAGTCCGAGGGCTACGTGAACGTCGTCAACGCCAGCGTGCTCGTCCCGGGCGTGCTCGGTGTCGTGAAGGTCGACGAGGTCACCACCAAGGCGACCTGCGCCGCCGACGCGGCCCCCACCGCGGGCACCAACTTCGTCGGCGACGTCACCGTCCTCGGCAAGAAGGTCTCCATCCGCGCGGGCGGCAGCAGCAAGGTGACCGTCCCCGGCATCGGCGAGGTCACCCTCGACCTGGCCAAGTCGGTCAAGACGTCCACCACGGCCGCGTCCAGCGCCCTGGACCTGAAGGTCGACGTCAACCCCGGCAAGCTCAACGTCGCCCAGGTCACCGGTGAGGTCACCCTGGCCAAGGCGAGCTGCGAGAAGCCGGCCGGCGACGGCGGCTCCTCGACCGGCGGCTCCTCGACCGGCGGTTCGTCGGACGGCGGCACGAGCGGCGGTTCGACGTCGGGCGGCGGCACCGAGCCGCAGAGCGGCGGCGGCCACGACCTCGCCGAGACCGGTGGCAGCTCCGCCACGCCCTACATCGCCGGTGCGGCGGCCGTCCTGGTCGTCGCGGGCGGCGGCGCGGTCTACATGACCCGCCGCAAGAAGTCGCAGGCGTAA